In Nicotiana tabacum cultivar K326 chromosome 19, ASM71507v2, whole genome shotgun sequence, one DNA window encodes the following:
- the LOC107800096 gene encoding serine/threonine protein phosphatase 2A 57 kDa regulatory subunit B' beta isoform, producing MGGFNGNSPKNSPRSSPRKTYSPKNSPRKTPTTLKQLLLDSRNMSNFLDSETEELLSLISYCSFTYTFTDPQESPSQQDLKRLKLIQLLSIIKTIIQPLDDQVLSPLFKMLSTNLFRPLSPPIYYVASILPDDDDLVSNPTPSWPHLQIVYDIFLRIVTRTSVESLRIYIDHSFLLNLLTLFQSEDQRERDSLKNVFHRIYSKLTFYRPFMRKEMNDVFLHYVFETDQRNPGIGELLEIWGTIINGFSVPLKEEHKLFLVRVLVPLHKPKGMQVYHRQLAYCVSQFVQKEPKLGEVVIRGILRYWPVTNCQKEVLLIGELEELVETLHPQLYKELALPLCTKISKCLNSWNSQVAERALYVWNNEQFWKMASQAMEEVFPILVEGMEKNLEGHWSKSVRQLTENVKGMLEALAPFLYSKCLLQLEIQEAVERIEDMRRKEIWEKLENAAK from the exons atgggtGGGTTTAATGGAAATAGCCCAAAAAACTCTCCAAGATCTTCCCCAAGAAAAACATACAGCCCAAAAAACTCTCCAAGAAAAACACCCACAACTCTAAAACAACTCCTTTTAGATTCCAGGAACATGTCAAATTTTCTTGATTCTGAAACAGAGGAATTGCTCTCTCTTATTTCTTACTGTTCTTTCACTTACACTTTCACTGATCCACAAGAATCCCCTTCACAACAGGATTTAAAGAGGCTAAAACTCATTCAACTCCTTTCAATAATCAAGACTATCATACAACCACTTGATGATCAAGTACTTTCACCCCTTTTCAAAATGTTGTCCACTAATCTTTTTAGGCCACTTTCTCCACCAATTTACTATGTTGCCTCAATATTACCCGACGACGATGACCTTGTGAGTAATCCTACACCCTCTTGGCCACATTTGCAAATAGTTTATGACATTTTCCTCAGGATTGTCACTAGAACAAGTGTCGAATCGCTCCGAATTTACATTGACCATTCTTTCCTTCTTAATCTCCTCACATTGTTCCAATCTGAAGACCAAAGGGAACGTGACAGCTTGAAGAATGTGTTCCACAGAATTTATTCAAAATTAACATTCTATAGACCATTCATGAGAAAGGAAATGAATGATGTATTTTTGCACTATGTTTTTGAGACTGATCAAAGGAACCCTGGAATAGGAGAACTTCTTGAGATATGGGGCACAATTATCAATGGCTTTAGTGTTCCTTTGAAAGAAGAGCATAAACTATTTTTAGTGAGAGTTCTTGTCCCTTTGCATAAGCCAAAAGGGATGCAAGTTTACCACAGGCAATTGGCCTATTGTGTATCTCAGTTTGTGCAGAAAGAGCCAAAGCTTGGTGAGGTTGTTATTAGAGGTATTTTGAGGTATTGGCCAGTAACAAATTGCCAGAAGGAAGTTCTGCTTATTGGTGAATTGGAAGAACTTGTGGAAACTCTACATCCTCAACTGTACAAAGAACTAGCACTGCCTTTGTGCACCAAAATTAGCAAGTGTTTAAACAGTTGGAACTCACAG GTTGCAGAACGCGCATTGTATGTGTGGAACAATGAGCAATTCTGGAAGATGGCATCACAAGCAATGGAAGAGGTTTTTCCAATTCTAGTTGAAGGGATGGAGAAGAATCTGGAGGGGCATTGGAGCAAAAGTGTTCGACAATTGACAGAAAATGTTAAGGGAATGCTTGAAGCTCTAGCACCATTTCTCTATTCCAAGTGCCTTTTACAACTTGAAATCCAAGAAGCCGTGGAACGCATAGAAGACATGAGAAGAAAAGAAATTTGGGAAAAGTTAGAAAATGCAGCAAAGTAG